The following coding sequences lie in one Mycobacterium gordonae genomic window:
- a CDS encoding gluconokinase, producing MESQSSRTSVSSRGAVVVIGVSGSGKSTVGAALARRLRVPFEDADHLHPPASIAKMASGQPLTDDDRYPWLAAVGQWLAAHPDGVLSCSALKRAYRDVLRRYSPSAQFLQLRGRPELIAARLAARPGHFMPATLLQTQLDTQEPLGADEPGSVIDIDDRDVNAVIDAFLARTA from the coding sequence ATGGAATCGCAGTCAAGTCGAACCTCGGTGAGCTCGCGCGGCGCAGTCGTGGTGATCGGGGTGTCCGGGTCGGGCAAGTCAACCGTCGGCGCCGCGCTGGCCCGGCGGTTGCGCGTGCCTTTCGAGGACGCCGACCATTTGCACCCGCCCGCCAGCATCGCGAAGATGGCCTCCGGCCAACCCCTGACTGACGACGACCGTTACCCCTGGTTGGCCGCGGTCGGCCAGTGGCTGGCAGCGCACCCCGACGGAGTGCTGAGTTGCTCAGCGCTCAAACGCGCATACCGGGACGTGCTGCGCCGCTACAGCCCGTCAGCGCAGTTCCTGCAGCTGCGGGGTCGACCCGAACTCATCGCCGCCCGCCTGGCCGCCAGGCCCGGTCATTTCATGCCAGCGACTCTGCTCCAGACGCAACTCGACACACAGGAGCCGCTCGGCGCCGACGAACCCGGCAGCGTTATCGACATCGACGACCGCGATGTGAACGCCGTCATCGATGCCTTCCTGGCCAGAACCGCCTAG
- a CDS encoding DUF7064 domain-containing protein — MVSNTDQAIERPSDLTPEWLTATVRAGAISQFTAERIGTGQMSECYRIGLTYSEPETKPRPSSVVLKVAATDPVSRQTGLALGLYEREVRFYHDIAPRLGGAVAPCYHAAINVSTGVFDLLLDDAGLATVGDEIAGATTEQAFLGVTGLGRLHGPLLGDMAFADMPWLNRESPLNQAMITPLYTAFIERYADHIAPAHLAVCERLVSAFDGYLAEEATRGGIQGLVHGDYRLDNLLFGAPGATRALTVVDWQTVSWGPAFTDLAYFVGCALPAAERREQYEGLLQAYHEALGPQAPVSVSDVRDGVRHQSFFGVMMAIVSSMLVERTDRGDRLFMTMLERHCQHVLDIDALAILPDAAAPEPLRPVPEDEGAHPPTDEPLWSESWYADFVDAAEGLGGWFRIGLIPNQQMAWIHALVCGPDEPTVVVDYQIPMPPDAWTAQADGLQLAHHSESPLRTYRVDIKAKGQSYQDPSALLRGAAGEPVDLAMNLVWTTGGIPYQYRLTTRYEIPCAVSGTVTVKHARYQINSVPGQRDHSWGVRDWWSMDWMWTALHLQGGTHLHGVRIQIPNTPAFSIGYAQDGAGKIIDLTTVDIREAFGANGLPENQTLELIPAEITADVRIRAHAPVRLVGADGRVSHFPRAWVDVTTTDGRTGTGWMEWNRSQVEPR, encoded by the coding sequence ATGGTTTCCAACACCGACCAAGCCATCGAGCGGCCCAGCGACCTCACCCCCGAGTGGCTGACCGCCACCGTTCGCGCCGGCGCAATTTCGCAGTTCACCGCCGAGCGCATCGGCACCGGCCAGATGAGCGAGTGCTACCGCATCGGGTTGACGTACAGCGAACCGGAAACCAAGCCCCGCCCGTCGTCGGTGGTCCTGAAGGTCGCCGCGACCGATCCGGTGAGCCGGCAGACGGGACTGGCGCTCGGCCTCTACGAGCGCGAAGTCCGCTTCTACCACGACATCGCCCCGCGCCTGGGCGGGGCGGTCGCGCCGTGTTATCACGCCGCCATCAACGTCTCCACCGGCGTGTTCGACCTGCTGCTCGATGACGCCGGGCTTGCCACGGTGGGCGACGAAATCGCCGGCGCTACAACCGAACAGGCTTTCCTCGGGGTCACCGGGCTGGGTCGGCTGCACGGCCCCCTGTTAGGCGACATGGCGTTCGCTGACATGCCGTGGCTGAATCGGGAATCACCGCTCAATCAGGCGATGATCACACCGCTGTACACCGCTTTCATCGAGCGGTACGCCGATCACATCGCGCCGGCGCACCTCGCCGTCTGCGAGCGCCTGGTATCCGCATTCGACGGGTACCTGGCTGAGGAGGCCACCCGCGGCGGCATCCAGGGCTTGGTGCACGGGGACTACCGCCTGGACAACCTGCTGTTCGGGGCCCCGGGCGCCACCCGGGCGCTCACCGTGGTGGACTGGCAGACGGTCTCCTGGGGCCCAGCGTTCACCGACCTCGCCTACTTCGTGGGCTGCGCCCTGCCGGCTGCGGAGCGCCGCGAACAGTACGAGGGGTTGTTGCAGGCCTACCACGAGGCGCTCGGGCCGCAGGCTCCGGTGAGCGTCTCCGATGTCCGTGACGGGGTGCGGCACCAGAGCTTCTTCGGGGTGATGATGGCGATCGTCTCGTCGATGCTGGTCGAGCGTACCGACCGGGGTGACCGGTTGTTCATGACGATGCTGGAGCGGCACTGCCAGCATGTGCTGGATATTGACGCGCTGGCTATTCTGCCGGACGCCGCCGCCCCGGAGCCGCTGCGGCCGGTGCCGGAGGACGAAGGAGCTCACCCGCCCACCGACGAGCCGCTGTGGAGCGAAAGCTGGTACGCCGACTTCGTCGATGCCGCAGAAGGATTGGGCGGCTGGTTCCGCATCGGGCTGATACCGAACCAGCAGATGGCGTGGATACACGCGCTGGTGTGCGGACCCGACGAGCCCACCGTCGTCGTCGACTACCAGATACCGATGCCGCCGGATGCCTGGACGGCGCAGGCTGACGGCCTGCAACTCGCTCACCACAGTGAGTCGCCGCTACGGACCTACCGGGTCGATATCAAGGCCAAAGGCCAGTCCTACCAAGACCCTTCGGCCCTGCTGCGGGGCGCGGCGGGCGAGCCGGTCGATCTCGCGATGAACCTGGTGTGGACCACCGGCGGCATCCCCTACCAGTACCGGCTGACCACGCGCTATGAGATCCCGTGTGCCGTCTCGGGCACCGTTACCGTCAAACATGCTCGCTACCAGATCAATTCGGTGCCCGGGCAACGCGATCACTCCTGGGGCGTGCGGGACTGGTGGTCGATGGACTGGATGTGGACCGCGTTGCACCTTCAGGGCGGAACTCATCTGCACGGTGTGCGGATCCAGATTCCGAACACCCCGGCGTTCAGTATCGGTTATGCGCAGGACGGCGCCGGCAAGATCATCGATCTGACGACGGTGGACATTCGGGAAGCCTTCGGCGCCAACGGTTTACCTGAGAACCAGACGCTGGAACTCATTCCCGCCGAGATCACCGCGGACGTGCGGATTCGTGCGCACGCACCGGTCCGGCTGGTCGGCGCGGACGGGCGGGTGAGCCACTTTCCGCGCGCGTGGGTCGACGTCACCACCACCGACGGCCGAACCGGCACCGGCTGGATGGAATGGAATCGCAGTCAAGTCGAACCTCGGTGA
- a CDS encoding carboxylesterase/lipase family protein, translated as MHERIVRARTTAGTVEGFTRDGVNRWRSIPYARPPVGPLRYRAPQPVQPWSGVRHCHGFANCAPQQRRYTMLGVGRYQPMSEDCLTLNVVTPEAGASEPMPVMVFIHGGGYILGSSATPLYDGAALARRGCVYVSVNYRLGALGCLDLSSLSTQDVTIDGNLYLRDLVMALRWVKDNIANFGGDPGNVTIFGESAGAHITATLLAVPEAAGLFHRAISESPAAGMTRSTEVAAEFATRFAELLGARSRDAANAVMRASAAQLIQAQHRLIDQGMQKRLGAFPIGPVFGDDVVPIDPVEAMRSGRAHQVPLIVGTNAEEGRLFTRFLGMLPTNKTMVEALLAEVEPAARERITAAYPKYPKPEACIQLGGDFAFSTAAWQIAEAHTHHAPTYLYRYDYAPRTLQWSGFGATHATELFAVFDIYRTRFGALLTAAADRGPALRVSNDVQRRWRSFSRSGVPGEDWPVYTHDERAVMVFDRKSRIEFDPHHHRRLAWDGFTLAR; from the coding sequence ATGCATGAGCGCATCGTCCGCGCCCGCACCACCGCCGGTACCGTCGAAGGCTTCACCCGCGACGGGGTCAATCGCTGGCGTTCGATCCCCTATGCCAGGCCGCCGGTGGGCCCATTGCGCTACCGTGCGCCGCAGCCCGTCCAGCCCTGGTCAGGGGTGCGGCACTGCCACGGTTTCGCCAACTGCGCGCCGCAGCAGCGCCGCTACACCATGCTCGGGGTGGGTCGCTATCAGCCTATGAGCGAAGACTGCCTGACCCTCAACGTCGTGACACCCGAAGCCGGCGCATCCGAGCCTATGCCGGTCATGGTCTTCATCCACGGTGGTGGCTACATCCTGGGCAGTTCGGCGACGCCACTCTACGACGGCGCCGCGCTGGCCCGCCGTGGCTGCGTCTACGTGTCGGTCAACTACCGGTTGGGCGCGCTCGGTTGCCTGGACCTGTCGTCGCTGTCGACCCAGGACGTCACCATCGACGGCAACCTCTACCTGCGCGACCTGGTGATGGCGCTGCGCTGGGTGAAGGACAACATCGCCAATTTCGGCGGCGACCCCGGCAACGTCACCATCTTCGGCGAGAGCGCCGGCGCGCACATTACGGCCACGCTGCTGGCCGTGCCCGAGGCGGCGGGGTTATTCCACCGGGCGATTTCGGAAAGTCCGGCGGCCGGGATGACGCGTTCGACGGAAGTGGCCGCCGAATTCGCCACGCGCTTCGCCGAACTGCTCGGCGCGCGCAGCAGGGACGCCGCCAACGCGGTCATGCGGGCGTCGGCGGCCCAACTGATCCAGGCCCAGCACCGGCTGATCGACCAGGGCATGCAGAAACGGCTGGGCGCCTTCCCGATCGGTCCCGTTTTCGGCGACGACGTGGTGCCGATCGATCCCGTCGAGGCGATGCGTTCCGGGCGGGCGCATCAGGTACCGCTCATCGTGGGGACCAATGCCGAAGAGGGGCGTCTGTTCACCCGTTTCCTAGGCATGCTGCCGACCAACAAGACTATGGTCGAAGCGCTGCTGGCCGAAGTGGAACCGGCTGCGCGCGAACGTATTACCGCCGCCTACCCGAAGTATCCCAAACCGGAGGCATGCATCCAGCTGGGTGGCGATTTCGCATTCAGCACGGCGGCCTGGCAAATCGCCGAGGCCCACACCCACCACGCTCCCACCTACCTGTACCGCTACGACTATGCCCCGCGGACACTGCAGTGGTCGGGCTTCGGCGCCACCCACGCGACCGAACTCTTCGCGGTTTTCGACATCTACCGGACCCGGTTCGGGGCACTGCTGACCGCGGCGGCCGACCGGGGTCCCGCGCTGCGGGTCAGCAACGACGTGCAACGACGGTGGCGGTCGTTCAGCAGGTCTGGCGTGCCGGGTGAGGACTGGCCGGTCTACACCCACGACGAACGTGCGGTAATGGTCTTCGATCGCAAGTCGCGCATCGAGTTCGACCCGCACCATCATCGCCGATTGGCCTGGGACGGCTTCACCCTCGCACGCTGA